A segment of the Ipomoea triloba cultivar NCNSP0323 chromosome 1, ASM357664v1 genome:
atacaaggatacaagtatagatggatagattatacaatagatatatttacataacgatattgaagttatactaattaatgagtatactatcatcgatttaaaaaaaaaaactgtaatcattatgagtacaaatacaaataatagaattaacacgataatattttgacaatcatacctatagaatatttttttaggtttagttttgggtgaataccagtgagaaggggaggggtttatatactgttattttgggtagaataatgatttagttaggaatctatacaaaattgtattatagaatcctattaagacttcaatattctaattttaaattagaaatctatacagaattgtattatagaatattgccaatttgtttgaaaactgcaataaagaaataaattgcctaaagaatttaatgttaaacttccgttatatttaacggaaagaatttggtaaagttataaatgattaggatatattaggaatttaattggaggttgcacaataagaagaacataaagtacaatatgttatagcagattattacaccgacatttttttagttccagttaagggtctaacattattagctcttattataagtgtagataatgataaaagatgaaaaaaaaagttaaaaatctactagtttatttttgaaaagttacctaaaataacttttcaaaataaggtcttattttttaaacattaccaaacaaagcttatattagtagcttaaaaataaactataagctcttAAATAGCATCAGTAAGAGAGAGCCACGACACCCAACTTCACTTTCTccatattttaatatctttCCACCTTGATTCCATGTAGTAGCTAATATTAGCAGGGGCTGCATAAACCCCACACTTGAAGTACAAATTTGCAGGACCTTGATCATGGGTCTCAAAGATTTGGCTACCATTAATGAACACTTTGACCTTCCCTCCATTAACATCATGCACCAGATTAACCCTAAACCACCTGTCATACAAATTTCTGGCAATCACTTCCCCACTGTAATATCTCATGTCCCCATTAAAAATCCTTAGCAATATCGTTGTTGCTCCTTTTGCTCCTCCATGGATCTGCACAATTGTAGCCCCAGATGTCCCATTGGGCACGAAAACACTGCCCTCAAATTGCCACACTCCTGACGAGTAATCAAGCCCCTGCATATATGCATGAAAATTTAACAAACTGAGAGTGATGAGATTCGAATCTAAATTTAATCTTTAAAAGGTGTATcgtgaaattaattaataaattactcgTATGCGAATTTCGGTGCGGGGTTGAGTATGGCTAGTGGGAGTATGAGGCTTGTCGTCGGCGTAAACCCACATCCGGTGAGTTCCGTTTTGGAAGGTGTAACGTTGTTGGAGTGGTACATCGTATGGCCTCTGG
Coding sequences within it:
- the LOC116028983 gene encoding citrate-binding protein-like; this translates as MENMKFRNVTKFFLLPTILNAFLHACSGGADDPTDGFTSVPLSDNNFELQRPYDVPLQQRYTFQNGTHRMWVYADDKPHTPTSHTQPRTEIRIRGLDYSSGVWQFEGSVFVPNGTSGATIVQIHGGAKGATTILLRIFNGDMRYYSGEVIARNLYDRWFRVNLVHDVNGGKVKVFINGSQIFETHDQGPANLYFKCGVYAAPANISYYMESRWKDIKIWRK